A region of Streptomyces halobius DNA encodes the following proteins:
- a CDS encoding MBL fold metallo-hydrolase — MSVRVTWWGHATVTVEDSGVRVLTDPLFVRRLAHLRRRRGAPPPAEAARADLVLVSHLHADHLHLASLARLAPGTRLVVPHGATTAVPGLRRVAGAHKLSVTELRPGEEFTLGALTVRAVHAAHDGRRLPYGPHRVPALGYVVRGAARTYFAGDTGLFEEMADEVGPCDVALLPVGGWGPFLGHSHLDARRAAVATARLAPRSAVPVHYGTYWPIGLDAVRPREFHAPGEEFERLAARLAPEVVVHRLGHGESVWPAVAR; from the coding sequence GTGTCGGTGCGGGTCACATGGTGGGGACATGCCACCGTGACGGTCGAGGACTCCGGGGTGCGGGTGCTCACCGATCCGCTGTTCGTGCGCCGACTGGCCCATCTGCGGCGCCGCCGGGGCGCGCCGCCGCCCGCCGAGGCCGCACGTGCCGACCTCGTACTGGTCTCCCACCTCCACGCCGACCACCTGCATCTCGCGTCCCTCGCCCGCCTCGCGCCCGGCACCCGGCTCGTGGTGCCACACGGGGCGACGACGGCGGTGCCGGGGCTGCGCCGGGTGGCCGGAGCCCACAAGCTGTCCGTCACGGAGCTGCGGCCGGGCGAGGAGTTCACGCTCGGAGCGCTGACCGTACGGGCGGTGCACGCGGCGCATGACGGGCGGCGGCTGCCGTACGGGCCCCACCGGGTGCCCGCGCTCGGCTATGTCGTGCGCGGCGCGGCGCGGACCTACTTCGCGGGCGACACCGGGCTGTTCGAGGAGATGGCCGACGAGGTCGGGCCGTGCGATGTGGCGCTGCTGCCGGTGGGCGGCTGGGGACCGTTCCTCGGACACAGTCATCTGGACGCGCGGCGGGCGGCCGTGGCGACGGCCCGGCTCGCGCCGCGCAGCGCCGTCCCGGTGCACTACGGCACCTACTGGCCGATCGGACTGGACGCCGTCCGGCCGCGTGAATTCCACGCTCCTGGCGAGGAGTTCGAGCGCCTCGCGGCCCGGCTGGCGCCGGAGGTCGTGGTGCACCGGCTCGGGCACGGTGAGTCCGTATGGCCGGCGGTGGCGCGATGA
- a CDS encoding DedA family protein codes for MAGGGAMTPWGEALRSVPPESTQQVVGYPSLFLLVVLGSLVPVVPTGAVVSSAAVVAFHQSSPFPLLIVFGIASLAAFLGDLGLYALGRRGSHSRTGDRWLTWMRARAAPDRLAQAQRRLRQHEVLVLVLSRLVPAGRIPVMVACLLAAMPLRRFVRGNVSACLAWAAMYGLIGLLSGSLFPEPWQGVTAAVGLTLVIGGAPGVWRRVRRAERS; via the coding sequence ATGGCCGGCGGTGGCGCGATGACGCCGTGGGGCGAGGCGCTGCGGAGTGTGCCGCCGGAGTCGACCCAGCAGGTGGTGGGCTATCCGTCGCTGTTTCTGCTGGTCGTGCTGGGGTCGTTGGTGCCGGTGGTGCCGACGGGGGCGGTGGTCAGTTCGGCCGCGGTGGTGGCGTTCCATCAGTCGTCGCCGTTCCCGCTGCTGATCGTCTTCGGGATCGCGTCGCTGGCCGCGTTCCTCGGTGACCTGGGGCTGTACGCGCTCGGGCGGCGCGGCAGCCACTCGCGGACCGGCGACCGCTGGCTGACCTGGATGCGTGCCCGCGCCGCGCCGGATCGGCTGGCGCAGGCACAGCGGAGGCTGCGGCAGCACGAGGTGCTGGTGCTGGTGCTGTCGCGGCTGGTGCCGGCCGGGCGGATCCCGGTCATGGTGGCGTGTCTGCTCGCGGCGATGCCGCTGCGGCGGTTCGTCCGGGGGAACGTTTCGGCGTGCCTGGCGTGGGCCGCGATGTACGGACTCATCGGACTGCTGAGCGGCTCGCTGTTCCCCGAACCGTGGCAGGGCGTGACGGCGGCGGTCGGGCTGACACTGGTGATCGGCGGGGCACCGGGGGTGTGGCGGCGGGTGCGGCGGGCGGAGAGGTCCTGA
- a CDS encoding MBL fold metallo-hydrolase: protein MTEQTERSLTEPSRGESVPPEPGTDSAPTDPALTAPTDPAPTDAASTEPPLAPSPLPEPRHLGGKRTWPRDFTDRLTAPLPGVRALARIARDGKLRPAPEALREIQELPFEPGPMPAADATTLALTWAGHASWVIRIGGLTVLTDPVWSRKILGTPARVTPVGVRWEDLPSIDAVVISHNHYDHLDAPTLKRLPRETPLLLPAGLASWARRRGFTHVTDLDWWEAVELPAPGGPVRFDFVPAHHWSKRTLTDTCRSLWGGWMLTAPDGRRIHFAGDTGYGHWFEEIGRRYTGIDLALLPIGAYDPRWMLRPVHTDPEEAVRACQDLGARALVPMHWSTFLLSAEPPLEPLRRVRAAWAATGRPREDLWDLAVGASRVLGDTYG, encoded by the coding sequence ATGACCGAACAGACCGAGCGCTCCCTCACCGAGCCCTCCCGCGGCGAGTCCGTGCCACCCGAGCCCGGTACGGATTCCGCCCCCACGGATCCCGCCCTCACGGCCCCCACGGATCCCGCCCCCACGGATGCCGCGTCCACCGAGCCCCCGCTCGCCCCGTCGCCGCTCCCCGAGCCGCGCCACCTGGGCGGCAAGCGCACCTGGCCCCGCGACTTCACCGACCGGCTGACCGCACCGCTGCCCGGTGTCCGCGCGCTGGCCCGGATCGCCCGGGACGGCAAGCTGCGCCCGGCGCCCGAGGCGCTCCGTGAGATCCAGGAACTCCCCTTCGAACCGGGCCCGATGCCGGCCGCCGATGCCACGACCCTCGCCCTGACCTGGGCCGGGCACGCCAGCTGGGTGATCCGGATCGGCGGGCTGACCGTACTGACCGACCCGGTCTGGTCCCGCAAGATCCTCGGCACGCCCGCGCGGGTCACCCCCGTAGGCGTCCGCTGGGAGGATCTGCCGTCCATCGACGCCGTCGTCATCAGCCACAACCACTACGACCACCTGGACGCCCCCACCCTCAAACGGCTGCCACGCGAGACCCCGCTGCTGCTCCCGGCCGGTCTGGCCTCCTGGGCCCGCCGCCGAGGCTTCACCCACGTCACCGACCTCGACTGGTGGGAGGCGGTCGAACTGCCCGCGCCCGGGGGCCCCGTACGCTTCGACTTCGTCCCCGCCCACCACTGGAGCAAGCGGACACTGACCGACACCTGCCGTTCCCTGTGGGGCGGTTGGATGCTCACCGCGCCCGACGGACGGCGGATCCACTTCGCGGGGGACACCGGCTACGGCCACTGGTTCGAGGAGATCGGCCGCCGCTACACGGGCATCGACCTGGCGCTGCTGCCCATCGGGGCGTACGACCCGCGCTGGATGCTGCGGCCGGTGCACACCGATCCGGAGGAGGCCGTCCGGGCCTGCCAGGATCTCGGCGCACGGGCCCTGGTCCCGATGCACTGGTCCACGTTCCTGCTCTCCGCCGAACCGCCGCTGGAGCCGCTGCGCCGCGTCCGCGCCGCGTGGGCCGCCACCGGGCGGCCTCGGGAGGACCTGTGGGACCTGGCGGTGGGGGCGTCGCGGGTGCTGGGAGACACGTACGGGTGA
- a CDS encoding phage holin family protein, translating to MRTPRWKTLSGAVLRVLAVWLVSSLTLLVLAALLPDFRLQSPSGDSLTRTAFTAGLGAGAFGLLSALVWPVLVRALLLVPAFVLGLLVFFLNGTLLLVALNLIPEPRGQAAPETAVIVAAAMSAASSATSTFLAVRNDEAYHRRLVRLAGRRGRAAVPGPVTPGTVFLQLDGLGHDLLRAATHGDRPLMATVAGWTGGSHRLTPWHTDWSSQTGASQLGILHGSNEDLPAFRWYEKESGALIVSNRPTSAAELQRRAVERTGDGGLLAHDGASRGNLFSGGADQVALVMSVAARRDKHNRSRAGYFAYFSDPANATRTAVSFVAEVVRELVQSLRARFRRETPRVKRGGLYPVLRAFATIVERDVVIAAVIGDMLAGRTAVYADLVGYDEVAHHSGPGHRDTHQVLRSLDRAVALIAKVARHAPRPYRIVLLSDHGQSHGVTFLDRYGLSLADLVRAGCGLPVPRRAGRTPSGAEAREAARAALHRPEGKERQGGSHPLVLTSGNLGLVSFPDVPGRITREELDRRHPALLGTLANHPGIGFVLVRSGKHGAVVLGPAGAEHHLDTGHITGADPLAAFGPGAAEAVRRTDRFPHAADLMINSAYDPVTGTVHAFEEQIGSHGGLGGAQSRPFLLWPVELTPPTPDGEPLTGAEQVHRVFRRWLSEAAGPRQPVRPEADELRRSWQDSA from the coding sequence GTGCGGACGCCACGGTGGAAGACGCTGAGCGGTGCCGTGCTGCGGGTGCTCGCGGTCTGGCTGGTGTCCAGCCTCACCCTGCTCGTCCTCGCCGCGCTGTTGCCCGACTTCCGGCTGCAGTCCCCGAGCGGCGACAGCCTCACCCGTACCGCCTTCACCGCAGGGCTTGGCGCGGGCGCGTTCGGCCTGCTCAGCGCTTTGGTGTGGCCGGTTCTCGTACGTGCTCTGCTGCTGGTGCCGGCGTTTGTGCTCGGCCTCCTCGTCTTCTTCCTCAACGGCACCCTGCTGCTGGTCGCCCTCAATCTGATCCCGGAGCCGCGCGGGCAGGCCGCACCGGAGACCGCTGTGATCGTCGCGGCCGCGATGTCCGCCGCTTCCTCGGCCACCTCCACCTTCCTGGCGGTCCGCAACGACGAGGCGTATCACCGCCGGCTGGTGCGGCTCGCCGGCCGCCGTGGCCGGGCCGCCGTACCCGGCCCGGTCACCCCCGGCACGGTCTTCCTCCAGCTCGACGGCCTCGGCCACGACCTGCTACGGGCCGCCACCCACGGCGACCGCCCGCTGATGGCGACCGTCGCCGGCTGGACCGGCGGCAGCCACCGGCTCACCCCCTGGCACACGGACTGGTCCAGCCAGACCGGCGCCAGCCAGCTCGGCATCCTGCACGGCAGCAACGAGGATCTGCCCGCCTTCCGCTGGTACGAGAAGGAATCCGGCGCCCTGATCGTCAGCAACCGGCCCACCAGCGCCGCCGAACTCCAGCGGCGGGCCGTCGAGCGCACCGGGGACGGCGGACTGCTCGCCCACGACGGCGCCAGCCGCGGCAATCTCTTCAGCGGCGGCGCCGACCAGGTCGCCCTGGTGATGTCGGTGGCGGCCCGTCGTGACAAACACAACCGCTCCCGTGCCGGCTACTTCGCGTACTTCTCCGACCCGGCCAACGCCACCCGTACCGCGGTCTCCTTCGTCGCCGAGGTCGTCCGCGAGCTCGTCCAGTCACTGCGCGCCCGCTTCCGGCGCGAGACACCGCGCGTCAAACGGGGCGGCCTCTACCCCGTCCTCCGGGCCTTCGCGACCATCGTCGAACGTGATGTGGTGATCGCGGCCGTCATCGGCGACATGCTCGCGGGCCGCACCGCCGTCTACGCCGATCTCGTCGGCTACGACGAGGTCGCGCACCACTCGGGCCCCGGCCACCGCGACACCCATCAGGTGCTGCGCAGCCTCGACCGCGCTGTCGCACTGATCGCCAAGGTCGCCCGGCACGCACCGCGCCCGTACCGCATCGTGCTGCTCTCCGACCACGGCCAGAGCCACGGCGTGACCTTCCTCGACCGCTACGGGCTGAGCCTGGCCGATCTGGTACGCGCCGGGTGCGGGCTGCCGGTGCCGCGGCGCGCCGGGCGGACGCCGAGCGGGGCCGAGGCCAGGGAGGCGGCGCGTGCCGCACTGCACCGCCCGGAGGGCAAGGAGCGGCAGGGCGGCTCGCACCCCCTCGTGCTGACCTCCGGGAACCTCGGGCTGGTGTCCTTCCCCGACGTGCCCGGCCGGATCACCCGGGAGGAACTGGACCGCAGACACCCCGCACTGCTCGGCACCCTCGCCAATCACCCCGGCATCGGCTTCGTCCTCGTCCGCTCCGGGAAACACGGCGCGGTCGTGCTGGGCCCGGCCGGCGCCGAGCACCACCTCGACACCGGCCACATCACCGGCGCCGATCCGCTCGCCGCGTTCGGCCCCGGAGCGGCCGAGGCGGTACGCCGTACCGACCGCTTCCCGCATGCCGCCGACCTCATGATCAACTCCGCCTACGATCCCGTGACGGGCACGGTGCACGCCTTCGAGGAGCAGATCGGCTCCCACGGCGGGCTCGGCGGAGCTCAGAGCCGCCCCTTCCTCCTGTGGCCCGTGGAACTGACCCCGCCCACACCGGACGGCGAGCCGCTGACCGGCGCCGAACAGGTGCACCGGGTGTTCCGGCGCTGGCTGAGCGAGGCGGCGGGCCCGCGTCAGCCCGTCAGACCCGAGGCGGACGAACTCCGGCGTTCCTGGCAGGACTCCGCCTAG
- a CDS encoding aminotransferase class I/II-fold pyridoxal phosphate-dependent enzyme codes for MQRTAPDPPREPDPDAPVGLPVLPDLAAHLSAAAGSAEPEPVGGSPALRTAACGYWERRGLDTAPEQVVATPGAGALLLALYAAADGAVVLPRPCSGWYASPARLLGRPVHLAPVPAESGGMPDPFALLETVRRIRMHGDTPRALVLSVADEPTGTCPVPEQLHEVCEAAAEEGLWVISDESRRDLLHDPHDTVVLSPAEMLPDEVVVLTDLRATLVPATWPAVLARFPDTDGGTALRSATLDALSVLGTPLPGPLARAVTHALGEPDSVRARTSALARVYGALTWALYRSLTKAGAVCRPPHSGSHVYADFEPLGRPLAARGITDSVALERELAPWAARGGHHYGDEPGALRVRFGAEGLLGADTELRGRALDAPDPLQLPYVRDALNTLSRALAALATPVDEGPADPPLP; via the coding sequence ATGCAGCGGACCGCCCCGGATCCGCCGCGGGAGCCGGACCCGGACGCCCCGGTGGGTCTGCCGGTCCTTCCGGATCTCGCCGCGCATCTCTCCGCGGCAGCCGGCAGCGCCGAACCGGAACCCGTCGGCGGCTCCCCGGCGTTGCGCACCGCCGCCTGCGGCTACTGGGAACGCCGCGGTCTTGATACCGCGCCCGAGCAGGTGGTCGCCACCCCGGGGGCGGGCGCCCTGCTGCTCGCCCTGTACGCCGCGGCGGACGGTGCCGTGGTGCTGCCGCGCCCCTGCTCGGGGTGGTACGCGTCCCCCGCCCGGCTGCTCGGCCGACCGGTGCACCTCGCGCCCGTACCGGCCGAGTCGGGCGGGATGCCCGATCCGTTCGCGCTGCTGGAGACCGTCCGCCGGATCCGGATGCACGGCGACACACCGCGCGCCCTGGTGCTGTCGGTCGCCGACGAACCGACCGGCACCTGCCCGGTGCCCGAGCAGCTGCACGAGGTCTGCGAAGCGGCGGCGGAGGAGGGGCTGTGGGTGATCAGCGACGAATCGCGCCGGGATCTGCTGCACGATCCGCATGACACCGTGGTGCTCAGCCCCGCCGAGATGCTGCCCGACGAGGTCGTGGTGCTGACCGACCTGCGTGCCACGCTCGTCCCCGCCACCTGGCCCGCCGTGCTCGCCCGCTTCCCGGACACCGACGGGGGCACCGCACTGCGGTCCGCGACGCTGGACGCGCTGTCCGTCCTGGGCACCCCGCTGCCCGGCCCGCTCGCCCGCGCCGTCACCCACGCGCTCGGCGAACCCGACTCCGTACGCGCGAGGACGTCCGCCCTCGCCCGGGTCTACGGGGCCCTCACCTGGGCGTTGTATCGCAGCCTCACCAAGGCCGGCGCCGTCTGCCGTCCGCCGCACTCCGGCAGCCATGTGTACGCCGACTTTGAACCGCTGGGCAGGCCCCTCGCGGCCCGGGGTATCACCGATTCCGTGGCGTTGGAGCGGGAGTTGGCACCCTGGGCAGCGCGCGGCGGCCACCACTACGGTGACGAGCCGGGCGCCCTGCGGGTACGGTTCGGCGCAGAGGGGCTGCTCGGCGCCGACACGGAGCTGCGCGGGCGCGCTCTGGACGCCCCCGACCCTCTCCAACTCCCTTATGTCCGCGATGCGTTGAACACCCTGTCGCGCGCGCTGGCCGCACTTGCAACGCCGGTGGACGAGGGCCCGGCTGACCCTCCCCTGCCTTAA